A portion of the Trichomycterus rosablanca isolate fTriRos1 chromosome 17, fTriRos1.hap1, whole genome shotgun sequence genome contains these proteins:
- the hykk.2 gene encoding hydroxylysine kinase isoform X2, giving the protein MSIQKQNKPRLSPAQVTDISGRVFGLTLSSSRPLPSYDDQNFHVVSVDGREFVLKIMNSADSQNLELLQLQTDCMNFLQQNGLPAQSAVQTVGGDMMSLEELDCGFGVQKYLVRLLTYLPGTPIAKITCTHQLLYQTGRMAATVDQVLLGMEHRNLRVLHRENYIWSLSSIPLLDQYLHVMDGEPIQPIVRGAIDQYRVQVEPKLSSFRKCLNHGDLNDQNILVEPDGPSHHRISGILDFGDMSSGCLIFELAIVMMYMMLESASPLAVGGAVLAGWESALPLNADERDALYTLVMGRFCQSLVLARHTVALQPENEEYLMISARNGMPILRQLWEKGKQEVQRIWFEDAARISTLYANC; this is encoded by the exons ATGTCGATTCAGAAGCAGAACAAACCCCGTCTGAGCCCAGCGCAGGTGACGGACATCAGCGGCCGTGTGTTCGGTTTGACCCTGTCCAGCTCTCGTCCTCTGCCCAGTTACGATGATCAGAACTTCCACGTGGTGAGTGTGGACGGGCGAGAGTTCGTGCTGAAGATCATGAACTCGGCCGACAGTCAGAACCTGGAGCTGCTGCAGCTGCAGACGGACTGCATGAACTTCCTGCAGCAGAACGGACTTCCTGCGCAGAGCGCCGTGCAGACCGTCGGCGGGGACATGATGAGCCTGGAGGAGCTGG ATTGTGGTTTCGGGGTGCAGAAGTACCTGGTGAGGTTACTGACGTACCTGCCTGGAACCCCGATAGCTAAAATCACCTGCACACATCAGCTCCTGTACCAGACTGGAAGAATGGCCGCCACTGTGGACCAAGTTCTCCTCGGG ATGGAACACAGGAACCTGAGGGTTCTTCACAGGGAGAACTACATCTGGAGTTTATCCAGCATCCCACTGTTAGACCAGTATCTCCACGTGATGGACGGAGAGCCCATTCAGCCCATCGTTAGAGGAGCTATCGACCAGTACCGGGTGCAGGTGGAACCCAAACTCTCCTCCTTCCGCAAGT GTCTGAATCACGGAGATCTGAACGATCAGAACATCCTGGTGGAACCCGACGGTCCGTCCCACCACAGGATCAGCGGTATCCTGGATTTCGGGGACATGAGCAGCGGCTGTTTGATCTTCGAGCTGGCCATCGTGATGATGTACATGATGCTGGAGAGCGCCAGTCCGTTAGCGGTGGGCGGCGCGGTGTTGGCGGGGTGGGAGAGCGCGTTGCCGCTAAACGCCGATGAACGAGACGCTCTGTACACGCTGGTCATGGGCCGGTTCTGCCAGTCTCTGGTCCTGGCTCGGCACACCGTGGCCCTGCAGCCGGAGAACGAGGAGTACCTGATGATCTCAGCCAGGAACGGAATGCCAATCCTGCGCCAGCTCTGGGAAAAAGGGAAACAGGAAGTGCAGAGGATCTGGTTTGAGGACGCTGCCAGGATCTCAACGCTGTATGCTAACTGCTGA
- the hykk.2 gene encoding hydroxylysine kinase isoform X1 codes for MSIQKQNKPRLSPAQVTDISGRVFGLTLSSSRPLPSYDDQNFHVVSVDGREFVLKIMNSADSQNLELLQLQTDCMNFLQQNGLPAQSAVQTVGGDMMSLEELDCGFGVQKYLVRLLTYLPGTPIAKITCTHQLLYQTGRMAATVDQVLLGMEHRNLRVLHRENYIWSLSSIPLLDQYLHVMDGEPIQPIVRGAIDQYRVQVEPKLSSFRKCLNHGDLNDQNILVEPDGPSHHRISGILDFGDMSSGCLIFELAIVMMYMMLESASPLAVGGAVLAGWESALPLNADERDALYTLVMGRFCQSLVLARHTVALQPENEEYLMISARNGMPILRQLWEKGKQEVQRIWFEDAARISTLTAALMLARGERTQPNTAPISA; via the exons ATGTCGATTCAGAAGCAGAACAAACCCCGTCTGAGCCCAGCGCAGGTGACGGACATCAGCGGCCGTGTGTTCGGTTTGACCCTGTCCAGCTCTCGTCCTCTGCCCAGTTACGATGATCAGAACTTCCACGTGGTGAGTGTGGACGGGCGAGAGTTCGTGCTGAAGATCATGAACTCGGCCGACAGTCAGAACCTGGAGCTGCTGCAGCTGCAGACGGACTGCATGAACTTCCTGCAGCAGAACGGACTTCCTGCGCAGAGCGCCGTGCAGACCGTCGGCGGGGACATGATGAGCCTGGAGGAGCTGG ATTGTGGTTTCGGGGTGCAGAAGTACCTGGTGAGGTTACTGACGTACCTGCCTGGAACCCCGATAGCTAAAATCACCTGCACACATCAGCTCCTGTACCAGACTGGAAGAATGGCCGCCACTGTGGACCAAGTTCTCCTCGGG ATGGAACACAGGAACCTGAGGGTTCTTCACAGGGAGAACTACATCTGGAGTTTATCCAGCATCCCACTGTTAGACCAGTATCTCCACGTGATGGACGGAGAGCCCATTCAGCCCATCGTTAGAGGAGCTATCGACCAGTACCGGGTGCAGGTGGAACCCAAACTCTCCTCCTTCCGCAAGT GTCTGAATCACGGAGATCTGAACGATCAGAACATCCTGGTGGAACCCGACGGTCCGTCCCACCACAGGATCAGCGGTATCCTGGATTTCGGGGACATGAGCAGCGGCTGTTTGATCTTCGAGCTGGCCATCGTGATGATGTACATGATGCTGGAGAGCGCCAGTCCGTTAGCGGTGGGCGGCGCGGTGTTGGCGGGGTGGGAGAGCGCGTTGCCGCTAAACGCCGATGAACGAGACGCTCTGTACACGCTGGTCATGGGCCGGTTCTGCCAGTCTCTGGTCCTGGCTCGGCACACCGTGGCCCTGCAGCCGGAGAACGAGGAGTACCTGATGATCTCAGCCAGGAACGGAATGCCAATCCTGCGCCAGCTCTGGGAAAAAGGGAAACAGGAAGTGCAGAGGATCTGGTTTGAGGACGCTGCCAGGATCTCAACGCT CACCGCCGCCCTCATGCTGGCCCGAGGAGAGCGGACACAACCAAACACCGCTCCGATATCCGCATGA